The genomic DNA ATATTTAGCTtcacaattaagtgttttacCATGTCCTTTTCTGTAATGCTTCCACTGTTTGGATCAGCTTTTCATTGCTTTTAAGAGCTTGTTAAATCATACAGAAAAATAAATGGAACAACCCAGAAGTCTGGAGCTCAAACAATATTTCTAAAAGGGGCTAGAAGTCCAAAACACACTGCCGTTACTGCCGTTACAGCGGGACTGTAGGAGGTAAGACACTCGGCTGAGGTGGCAGGCAACACACAGGGCTGTACTAACAGCAACACAAGCAGTACAAATAGACTCCGGTGTTTCAGCTCCAGAATGATTTTTATTGTGGTAGATGTTCGGCGTCCAGGTCAAACTGTACACAACAGTGACAGTCTGATCCTCCAGTAACAGTCTACTGCTCTTTCAGCtccttcagtctcctgatggcCGACTTCACTGTGACTGCAGACGTCGTGCTGGAACASAGGAACAATGATTTCTTACAGAGACCGAACACAGAGGGTGGTTTAGCACATACAGTGGAAACATACCAAACTCACACCAAGGACCAGGCAGTTTCCCCAGACGCAGGTTAAGTCTAGTCCTGAACCAAGAAGGCCCTTTCCATGAAGAATCTCCATTAAAGTGCTTTTTAGACTAGGCTTATATCTGTGTCTGGTAAACCAGTGGCGCAATGCAACTGGTGTATGATTTTTTgaaccttgtgttttaggtcaattgtcctgctgaaaagtgacttcttcctctaggattttgccctgTGCTTAGTTTTTGTAACCTGAAACTCAATTACAAGGATAAACTCATTAACATGAATGGCAGCCACTACTAATGCTtgtaaatatggagagtggtagtcAGTGCCCAAACAGAGCACTTTGTATTCCTGGGTAAAACTTGATTCTTGCAGTAATTTTTTATTGCAAACTGGGACGAATGTTTTCAACCCTCCGAACAAGGAAAAGTCAAGGTACCATGACGCTGTGAATGTATTTTCCAACTCTCCAAGATGAATGTTTTTTCAGACATGGGCCCTCCAAGAGTGAATGAAATGTACGTTACTCCGTGGACGGAATACTGATGGTGCAGACTTTAGTTCCAGCCGTGCTGTAACAACCATGAGGAGAAGGAAAGCCACTAAACTATTGACATGTAGCCCTTTGCTCATTTCCACCACAGGACAGATCAATACAAGTGCTAGCAGGCTAATTCCAGCCTGGAGGGAAATCACCATCATACCAGAGATGCTACCAGCTAATTCCAGCCCGAGGGGAAATCACCATCATACCAGAGTCACCACCTAATTCCAGCCGGAGGGAAAAATCGCCATCATCCCAGAGATGCTACCAGCTAATTCCAGCCCCGGAGGGAAAAATCACCATCATACCAGAGATCTACCGGCTAACATTCCAGCCCGGAGGGAAAAATCACCATCATATCCAGAGAGATGCTACCAGCTAATTCCAGTCTGGAGGGGAATCACCATCACTACAGAGATGCTACAAGCTAATTCCAGTCTGGAGGGGAAATCACCATCATACAAGAGATGCTAGCGGCTAATTCCAGCCTGGAGGGAAACCATCATACCAGAGTATGCCCGCTAATTCCAGCTGGAGAAAATCACCAATCATAACCAGAGATGCTACCGGCTAATTCCCGCCTGGAGGAGGAATCACCATCATACCGAAGATGCTACCGGCTAATTCCAGCTGGAGGAAAAATCAACCATCATACCAGAGATGCCTTACCAGCCTAATTCCAGCCTGGAGGGAAAATCCCCATCATACCAGAAGATGCTACCAGCTAATTCCAGGTCTGGAGGGAAATCACCATCATACAGAGATGCTACCGGCTATTCCAGCCTGGAGGGGAAATCACCATCATACGCAGAGATGCTACCAGCTAGACAGTTCAAGCTGGAGGGGGAAAATCACCATCACATACCCGAGAATGCTGCTACCATCAGTGCTACGATTTCAAGCCAGTAAGAAATTGCATAGTTCTAAAGATGTACATACATTAGGCTGTAGATATAATTACCTTCCTGCCCGGCTAATTCCAGTCCTGGAGGGAAAAATCACATCATACCAGAGATGCTACCCAGCTAATTCCAGCCTGGAGGGAAAATCACCATCATACCAGAGATCCTACCATAATTCCAGCCTGGAGGAAATCACCATCATACCAGAGATGCTACCAGCTAATTCCAGCCCGGAGGGAAAATCGCCATCATACCAGAGATGCTACCAGCTAATTCCAGCCGAGGGAAAAATCACCATCATACCAGAGATGCTACCGGCTAATTCCAGCCCGGAGGGAAAAAATCACCATCATACCAGAGATGCTACAGCTAATTCCAGCCCGGAGGAAAAATCACATCATACCAGAGATGCCACGGCTAATTTCCAGCCCGGAGGGAAAAATACCATCATAACCAGAGATGCTACAGCTAATTCCAGCCCGGAGGGAAAAATCACCATCATACAGAGATGGCTACCGGCTAATTCCAGCCCGGAGGGAAAATCACCAATCATACAGAGATGCTACCAGCTAATTCCAGTCTGGAGGGAAATCACCATCATACCAGAAGATGCTACCAGCTAATTCCAGTCTGGAGGGGATCACATCATACCAGAATGCTACCACTAATTCCAGTCTGGAGGGAAAATCCCATCTACCAGAGATGCACCGCTAATTCCAGTCTGGAGGGAAAAATCACCACATATCCAGAGATGCTACCCGGGCTAATTCCAGTTGGAGGGAAAAATCACCATCATACCAGAGATGCTACCAGCTAATTCCTAGTCTGGAGGGAAAAATCACCATCATACCCAGAGATGCTACCAGCTAATTCCAGCCTGGAGGGAAATCACCATCATACCAGAAGATGCTACCCGGGCTAATTCCAGTCTGGAGGGGAAATCACCATCATACCGAGATGCCTACCGGTAATTCCAGTCTGGAGGGGAAATCACCATCATTACCAGAGCATGCTACCACTTAATTCGCAGTCTGGAGGGAAATCACCATCATACCAGAGATGCTACCAGCTAATTCGCGTCTGGAGGGGAAATCACCTCACATATTCTAGAATCCACATAAAGAACCAATCAGACTTGTTGTGGAGCAAAATCAGCATGTGATGACATAGTGATGACATAGTGATGACAtagtgatgacatagtgcacaacATCTACTGTTTCATTTTGACGTACCGAATAAATATCTAAACTTAAGTGTTTCACCGCTTATTTTTTTAAGCAAAAACTTGTGTTAAAATAGCCTATTCCAGCCAACAGcaggcagatacagtgcaggtaggctagtctacatgagatCATTATAGATAgacagaatatttgtatttgtcaaatggcagtcaagcatagATCATCATTTCACCAGAATAAGGAAAAGGAGCATTAAGTTSATGacctttcaccaccctgtgaagttcataacttatttcatctgtagcctaataaactgcatgctttcccgtgTCGTAGTAgtaggaccacacaccatatcatcacgtgactccaagtttacttcgatatgatgggtATCATATCAATATTTGGCAAACTGCCttttctcgcataattcattttaccgacaGAAAAAGATACCATGTCAAACGAACAAATTGtcgcatttataaaattgtactaaaacttcctgtttccatcacagctgtcgagattttttttttttttttacctcacataaaaactgtggatagaaACGTGGTTACAGACCCCTCGTCTAATCTGAGGGGGAGATTCAAGCAGGGGATAGATGGAGAAGGTACCCACACACAGTCTAGAAACACAGTTTTACTTACTTGTATGTCCAGGCGCCTCCAGCAACAGTCTTCATGCAGGACCCACAGTGCCAGATACCAACAGCCCTCCTCTTCATCTTGGTCTGAAGATTAAACACAAGTAACGTCAGTTCAATACTGGTATTAACCTCTAACAGTCTAAgccgttggggggggggggttctacctagctaacatttggaattgttttaagatggtgtTAGGAACACTAgtgaagcttaaccaagtttaattctcccCAGAGGGTCgacacagctgtattcagacatGTCTTCCCCCGTGGTGGTATTCAGACAGACATGGCTTTCCCCCTGTGGCATTCAGACAGACATGCTTCCCGTGTGGTATTCAGATCAACACATGGCTTCCCCCGTCGTGGCATTCAGACAGACATGGCTTCCCCGTGGTGGCATTCAGACAGACAGTCTTCGCCCCGTGGTGGCATTCAGACAGACATGTCTTCCCCCCGTGGTGGCATTCAGACAGACATGTCTTCCCCCGTGGTGCATTCAGACAGACATGTTTCCCCCGTGGTGGGATTCAGACAGACATGGCTTCCCCGTGGTGGCATCAGACAGACATGGCTTCCCCGTGGTGGCATTCAGACAACATGCTTTCCCCGTGGTGGTATTCCAGACAGACATGTCTTCCCCGTGGTGTATTCAGACAGAACATGGCTTCCCCCGTGGTGGCATTCAGACAACATGGCTTCCCCGGTGTGGATTCAGACAGACCATGTGTTCCCCGTGGTGGCATTCAGACAGACATGTCTTCCCCGTGTGGTATTCAGACAGACATCGGCTTCCCCCGTGGTGGCATTCAGGACAGACATGGCTTCCCCGTGGTGGTTTCAGACAGACATGTCTTCCCCCGTGGTGCGTATTCAGACAGACATGGCTTCCCCCGTGGTGGTATTTCAGACAGATCTGGCTTTCCCCGTGGTGCATTCAGACAGACATGGCTTCCCCCGTGGTGGTATTCAGACAGACATGTCTCCCCCATGGTGCATTCAGACAGACATGTCTTTCCCGTGGTGGTATTCAGACAGACATGTCTTCCCCGTGGTGGCATTCAGACAGACATGGCTTCCCCGTGGTGGTATTCAGACACATGTCTTCCCCGTGGTGGTTGGACTCTCTTCCGTAGTCTAAACATATGCATTCCTTCTTGCTAAGCATGGGACCTTAGTGATATGAGCCTTCAGCGGTTTCTCCGCCGTACTGTGCACATGCGGTTGTTTTCCCTGCACTCAGCCCTCCCAAGCTTCATTATGTAACTACCCTCATGTAACTATTGTTCCTATACTTCTGAGTAAAACCATGTTCAAAGTTGACCCAGAATCCAACAACAGTCATAGGAGCTGTTTGATCAAATGTAGGACTCCTTCAGGCATCGCAAAAACAACTATTATTTGATTAATATTGAAAAAGGTTTTGAAGTGTGGTCCTATACCttagagataaaaaaaaacaatatttcctgagcttttcTTAACACATATTTAAGCACTTATTTCCCCCCGCACAAATCTTACCTCCATACTTCTATTAATTTGTAtgtgttaccttcagacgagtcctgggACATTGTGGGGGCGTAGAGCAAAAATAGAGAATAGTGTTGGTGAGAGTCGTCTTTCCATAGCTGGTTATATTAGTAGTAGGCCAAATCTTTTGGACGCTACAAACATTTAtgggaaataaatacatttgatccgTCTCAGTCTGACTAACAGCACTCTAGCGGTCACCACAGATGTGGAAAGGCCGACCGAGGCAGAGAAAACTACATTCTGCAGtttaacctgacagagtttgatggggattgtttttattatgttacttagattgacacaccAGTGGATCAACAGACTTAAGGATTAAGACGTCAGTAACCGTTCTGCAGGAACAAAACATTTTTTCGGCCGTCCGTGTGTGAATCATGtaatttggcatgctgactgtggGTGTGTTGGACTGTACCTTGCCACAGAAGGAGCAGGTGTACTGGCTGTATGTGTTAGAGGTGTGACGTGTACCTTGCCACAGAAGGAGCAGTTATACTGGCTGTATGTGTTAGAGGTGTGGACTGTACCTTGCCACAGAAGGAGCaggtgtactgggctgtatgtGTTAGAGGTGTGGACTGTACCTTGCCACAGAAGGAAGGCAGTGTACTGGCTGTATGTGTTAGAGGTGTGGACTGTACTTGCCACAGAAGGAGCAGGTGTACTGGCTGTATGTGTTATGAGGTGTGGACTGTACCTTGCCACAGAAGGCAGATGTACTGGCTGTTATGTGTTAGAGGTGTGGACTGTACCTTGCCACAGAAGGAGCAGGTAGACTGGCTGTATGTGTTAGAGGTGTGGACTGTACCTTGCCACAGAAGGAGCAGGTGTACTGGCTGTATTGTTGAGGTGTGGACTGTACCTTGCCACAGAAGGAGCAGGTGATACTGGCTGTATGTGTTAGAGGTGTGGAGCTGTACCTTGCCACAGAAGGAGCAGGTATACTGGCTGTATGTGTTAGAGGTGTGGACTGTACCTTGCCACAGAAGGAGCAGGTGTACTGGCTGTATGTGTTAGAGGTGTGGACTGTACCTTGCCACAGAAGGAGCAGGTATACTGGCTGTATGTGTTAGAGGTGTGGCTGTACCTTGCACAGAAGGAGCAGGTTACTTGAGCTGGTTTGGGTGTGGACTGTACCTTGCCACGAAGGAGCAGGTGTACTTGGCGTGTTTGGCTGTGGGTGTGTGGACCGTACCTTGCCACAGAAGGAGCAGGTGTACTTGGCGCTGTTTGGCTGTGTGTTGGGTGTGGACCGTTACCTTGCCACAGAAGGAGCAGGTGACTTGGCGTGTTGGCTGGTGGACCGACCTTGCCACAGAAGGAGCAGGTGTACTTGGCGTGTTGGCTGTGGGTGTGTGGACCGTACCTGCCACAGAAGAGCAGGTGTACTTGGCGTGTTGGCTGGGTGTGTGGACTACCTTGCCACAGAAGGAGCAGGGCTGGTACTTGGCGTGGTGGCTGTGGGTGTGTGGACTGTACCTTGCCACAGAAGGAGCAGGTGTACTTGGCGTGTTGGCTGTGGGTGTGTGGACTGTACCTTGCCACAGAAGGAGCAGGTGTACTTGGCGTGTTGGCTGTGTGTTAGAGGTGTGGACTGTACCTTGCCACAGAAGGAGCAGGTGTACTTGGCGTGTTGGCTGATCTCAATCTTCTTCACCATCTTCCTGAGCGACGCGCCGTAACGCGTGCCGTATTTACCCACAATCCCCACCTTCTTGGTGCGCTTGGCCTGAGGAAGAGGGAGACACCAAATTAACACACAACCTAGTCAAACTAGCAACCCCAATCTTACTGTTAGCCTTTATGGTAGGAAACACCACTCGTCCCATTACATAGACAAAAACCTCAAcaaacatttagctaacattggCAGTGTTATATATGGCCGGGTTGAACCAGCCWATGACCTGTCACGTGACCGGGCCAAGCCGGAACACACCACTCAAATCTGACACCAATCTGCACTGCTCGGGTTGTCAACAAGGCAACATGATCCATCATTCAAACTGGAAAGGCAAATACAGCGTtttaaatcaaaagaaatcaattttgcatgtgaaaatactGAATTCTACTCATTACACCACGTGATAACCTACATCACTTGTTTTGAGCAGACTTCRCCTTCAGCCTGAAAGGGGCATGCCCGAGAGACAGCTCGGTTCCTAAACGAATGCAATCCCTTTCCACCCAGTGCTAACACCTTTTACCCAGGCCAAGTTAATAGAATCCCCTCAATAACTAGCAAGGGAATGACCTCAACCAGCATTCTCAAACAATACACGGTCAAATTTGGCAAGCAAACTACCCAAATCTAGCTAAACATGCACTAGTTAGCTTACTACGCCGTTGATTTCTTGGCATATANAGTTAGCTTACTACGCCGTTGATTTCTTGGCATATAGATAACATGGTGGATATAACTAACGTCTGCTCTACCATCACACTCGAGAATACTGTTAGTTACATTTGTGAATCATTAGAGAACGTTAATAAGTTAGCATTAGYCTAGCTGGCACAGATGACTGCCGGCGAGGACACACCGTGACTAGTAACTAGCCTTTACAGATAGTTAAAGCAACTACCGTAGCTATTGACATAACCAAGCATGGTTTATGGTTGCTGCAGATAACGTTACAAAAACCACAAACACATATCTGTAACTAGCTTGCTAACGGGACCCAATTTTAAGCACTCGGTGCCGGCCAGAGGCCTTGACGCAAAACCGAGTGACATACACATACTGGGCGGCCATTTCTATGACTACCAGGTATGCGAAcagtaaaaacatgtattttggcCATTCCCTTTCAAAAATATCTGCAATAACTTTTGGAGCTAATGGCGAATTATATAAACGGCCCATCAGATAAATTGTTATTCCATCATTCGCKTTGGATTAGTTAGATGGGTGTGGATTAGGAAAGGGACATTTTTGTCTCACCATTGTAGTTCTGGAGACGTAGGTCCAAAAAGGAAGCGCACAGGACGCAGGCGCAATTTACCCCTGTGGAATGTATTGCATTGTGGGATGTTGGCGCTGTTGCCTCTTCCCCTCTCACCAACGCTTCCACTGCTAGAGGTGCACGACTCCAGGATTTTTGGAGTCGACTCCAACTCCTATGATTGGAGTCGAAAGGAGTCGATTCTTGCTCGACTCCCAAAACACACTGAAACGGATGCGCACACACGTACACCATCTCATTATTGCAGTCCTACTAGTAAGACTACATTTGCGTTCTATAAAATGACTATTTTGTTTGAATATGGAAGTTGATGTGTAGGAACTAGAATATTTCAGTGATATTTCTGCTGTGTGCAGACTTGACGGATCCCATGGGATGATGCTGTGCACTCTATTCTGATAAACCTATTGTTTGCCATGTTATAGCCCTAGTTGGACTACTAGAgacgttggttatgtaattattatccAAGCATGTGCCTTATTCCAGAGGATGATACACACAGGATTCGTTTTtccaaactgccccctgtaatCATTTTTTTGACTTTTTAGGATGATGTCgctccgggaacagggttggagtttaaacctacagaagggtgtctctccaggaacaggagagacactccaaccctgttcctggagcgacatcatcctgtaggttttcactccaaccctgttcctggagagcgacatcctcctgtaggttttcactccaaccctgatcTAGCGCATCTGATTAATAATTAGccggttgataaactgaatcaggttagttacaactggggttggtgcagaaacctacaggaaggttggtagctgtccaggaacagggttggagagccctgacctAGGACATCATCAGCCAGCCATGGACTTCACTGTTGTCCACTCATCGTTGTCAATAAAACTGTACTCGATTTACTTTTTTCATCTTCAAACAACACATCTGCTGCGCGCAAGCATCTTGGGAAGTGATGTTTTATAGAATCCCGCCTTCTGATTGGTCTAAACTAAAACGACGAACTTTGACTCAACACGTGGTTTAAAAACTTGCAGGCTGGCCCGCGGAAATCTGTCAGAGATCTTTCAAGCTGCGCGCACTTTGTAGACGTTTTTAACTTGACTTAGTGTAGTAGCTAATATTTGTCTTTTTCTTATAATTGTGTCTTCTACAA from Salvelinus sp. IW2-2015 unplaced genomic scaffold, ASM291031v2 Un_scaffold4423, whole genome shotgun sequence includes the following:
- the LOC112077269 gene encoding large ribosomal subunit protein eL43, whose translation is MAKRTKKVGIVGKYGTRYGASLRKMVKKIEISQHAKYTCSFCGKTKMKRRAVGIWHCGSCMKTVAGGAWTYNTTSAVTVKSAIRRLKELKEQ